Proteins encoded in a region of the Pseudomonas viciae genome:
- a CDS encoding lysophospholipid acyltransferase family protein: protein MFEPVVANLITSAARMVTGARSLWLGCAPTQVQRIYFANHSSHGDFVLLWASLPPALRKLTRPVAGADYWQTSPVRRYIINRVFNGVLVDRERKDPGYSPLQPMLDALENGDSLIIFPEGTRNPEEGLLPFKSGIYHLMKAHPEVEVIPVWIANLNRVMPKGRVLPLPLLCTTSFGAPLCIEEGESKEQFLERSRAALLALAPEHV, encoded by the coding sequence ATGTTCGAACCCGTAGTCGCTAACCTCATCACCTCCGCCGCCCGCATGGTCACGGGCGCTCGCAGCCTGTGGCTCGGCTGCGCGCCGACGCAGGTGCAACGGATCTACTTCGCCAACCACAGCAGCCACGGTGACTTCGTGCTGCTCTGGGCTTCGCTGCCGCCGGCGCTGCGCAAGCTGACCCGGCCGGTCGCGGGCGCCGATTACTGGCAAACCAGCCCAGTGCGGCGCTACATCATCAACCGGGTGTTCAACGGCGTGCTGGTGGACCGCGAGCGCAAGGATCCAGGCTACAGCCCATTGCAACCGATGCTCGATGCCCTGGAGAACGGCGATTCGCTGATCATTTTTCCCGAGGGCACGCGCAATCCGGAGGAAGGCTTGCTGCCGTTCAAGAGCGGGATCTACCACTTGATGAAAGCTCATCCCGAGGTCGAGGTGATCCCGGTGTGGATCGCCAACCTCAACCGCGTCATGCCCAAAGGACGGGTCTTGCCTCTGCCGCTGTTATGCACCACCAGTTTCGGCGCGCCGCTGTGCATCGAAGAAGGTGAAAGCAAAGAGCAATTTCTTGAACGCAGCCGCGCTGCGCTGCTGGCACTGGCCCCGGAGCACGTCTGA
- a CDS encoding DUF2491 family protein, translating to MGWFKQLMGLEAPNSNKHSTASNSLPISGPLGLASGKGVMFDATLKLLLDGNSTVVIPGSQQIWSMGVVDLGQSSWLSRYYMNDEDYWLQVHTSGDVAGQVESVILFNYLSYVTLNSEAELRRLAGPESLIGLPTYTHNGVEYTREWGTEAGQTELVALSERVSNPDESYSVEHRSMLYARDTGLTDRREFLLFSVEEDAEGTVSLSTSLGISLYTTDLNTL from the coding sequence ATGGGATGGTTTAAACAGTTGATGGGGCTTGAGGCCCCGAACTCGAACAAGCACTCGACCGCCAGCAATAGCCTGCCCATCAGTGGGCCGCTGGGCCTGGCATCCGGCAAAGGGGTCATGTTCGACGCCACGCTGAAGTTGTTGCTCGATGGCAACAGCACCGTGGTCATCCCCGGTTCCCAGCAGATCTGGAGCATGGGCGTCGTCGACCTCGGACAGTCGAGCTGGTTGTCGCGCTATTACATGAACGACGAAGACTACTGGCTGCAAGTGCACACCAGCGGCGACGTCGCCGGACAGGTCGAGTCGGTGATCCTGTTCAACTACCTCAGCTACGTCACCCTCAACAGTGAAGCGGAATTGCGCCGGCTGGCCGGCCCTGAAAGCCTGATCGGCCTGCCGACCTACACCCACAACGGTGTCGAGTACACCCGCGAATGGGGCACCGAGGCGGGCCAGACCGAACTGGTGGCGTTGAGCGAACGCGTGAGCAATCCGGATGAGTCCTACAGCGTCGAGCACCGTTCGATGCTGTATGCCCGCGACACCGGCCTGACGGACCGCCGGGAGTTCCTGTTGTTCTCCGTTGAAGAGGACGCCGAAGGCACTGTCAGCCTGAGCACTTCGCTGGGTATTTCGCTGTACACCACTGACCTGAACACTCTTTGA
- a CDS encoding phosphatidate cytidylyltransferase: protein MDRYTLMLFGGIGAILLLASLVGFILKLRTKGAPNSVIENLNARINAWWIMVLVIGIAFWLGNAAVILLFYAVSFYALREFLTLTPTRRSDYPALVAAFYLALPLQYLLIYYDWYGLFSIFIPVYVFLLLPILASLGGDSTHFLERASKVQWGLMIAVFCISFVPALLTLDIAGFEGRNLLLIAYLVIVVQLSDVLQYVCGKLFGKHKIAPNLSPSKTVEGFVGGIFLASLIGGALWWITPFNPWQSFLIALLINLLGFAGGIVMSAIKRDRGVKDWGHMIEGHGGMLDRLDSVCFAAPIFFHLVRYWWT from the coding sequence ATGGATCGATATACCCTGATGTTGTTTGGCGGGATCGGCGCGATTTTGCTGCTGGCTTCGCTGGTTGGTTTCATTCTCAAGCTGCGCACCAAAGGCGCGCCGAACTCGGTCATCGAAAACCTCAACGCCCGGATCAACGCCTGGTGGATCATGGTGCTGGTGATCGGCATTGCGTTCTGGCTCGGCAACGCGGCAGTGATCTTGTTGTTCTACGCCGTGTCGTTCTACGCCTTGCGCGAGTTCCTGACCCTGACACCGACCCGGCGCAGTGACTATCCGGCGTTGGTGGCGGCGTTCTACCTGGCGCTGCCGCTGCAATACCTGCTGATTTACTACGACTGGTACGGTCTGTTCTCGATCTTCATCCCGGTGTATGTGTTCCTGCTGCTGCCGATCCTGGCGTCCCTGGGCGGCGACAGTACGCACTTTTTGGAGCGAGCTTCCAAGGTCCAGTGGGGCTTGATGATCGCGGTGTTCTGCATCTCCTTCGTCCCGGCCTTGCTGACGCTGGATATCGCCGGTTTTGAAGGGCGCAACCTGTTGCTGATCGCTTACCTGGTGATCGTGGTGCAGCTGTCGGATGTGCTGCAGTACGTGTGCGGCAAGTTGTTCGGCAAACACAAAATCGCGCCGAACCTGTCGCCCTCAAAAACCGTGGAGGGCTTTGTCGGCGGCATTTTCCTGGCCTCGCTGATCGGTGGCGCGCTGTGGTGGATCACGCCGTTCAATCCGTGGCAGTCGTTCCTCATCGCCTTGCTGATCAACCTGCTGGGCTTTGCCGGTGGCATCGTCATGTCGGCGATCAAGCGCGACCGCGGTGTGAAGGACTGGGGCCACATGATCGAAGGCCACGGCGGCATGCTCGACCGATTGGACTCGGTGTGCTTCGCTGCGCCGATTTTCTTCCACCTGGTGCGGTACTGGTGGACCTGA
- a CDS encoding PspA/IM30 family protein, with protein sequence MTQSIWSKLFTALRGGANEVGESIVDQQALRILDQEIRDADSALANAKRELVTIMAKHKLATDRVGEYNAKIKDLEAKALAAIQANREDLALEVAEAISTLTNELDAEQKHATEFGGYADNMRKDITKAESRIKSLRQQVDMAKARESVQKAQVSASIASGGANGKLETAVGTLNRLQAKQQQRAAELQAQDELAEASTGSDLERKLRDAGITPNEGSANAILERLKKKSAE encoded by the coding sequence ATGACTCAGTCCATCTGGAGCAAATTGTTCACCGCCTTGCGTGGCGGTGCCAACGAAGTCGGCGAATCGATCGTCGACCAACAGGCCCTGCGCATCCTCGACCAGGAAATTCGCGACGCCGACAGCGCGCTGGCCAACGCCAAGCGTGAGCTGGTTACCATCATGGCCAAGCACAAGCTGGCGACTGATCGCGTCGGCGAATACAACGCCAAGATCAAGGACCTGGAAGCCAAGGCCCTGGCCGCGATCCAGGCCAACCGCGAAGACCTGGCGCTGGAAGTGGCCGAAGCCATTTCGACCCTGACCAACGAACTGGACGCTGAGCAAAAGCACGCGACCGAATTCGGCGGTTATGCGGACAACATGCGCAAAGACATCACCAAGGCCGAAAGCCGCATCAAGAGCCTGCGCCAGCAAGTGGACATGGCCAAGGCCCGCGAAAGCGTGCAGAAGGCCCAGGTCAGTGCTTCGATCGCCAGCGGCGGCGCCAATGGCAAGCTGGAAACCGCTGTCGGTACGCTGAACCGTCTGCAAGCCAAGCAACAGCAGCGTGCGGCTGAACTGCAAGCCCAGGACGAGCTGGCCGAGGCTTCGACCGGCTCGGACCTGGAGCGCAAACTGCGCGACGCCGGCATCACGCCGAACGAAGGCAGCGCCAATGCGATTCTGGAACGCCTGAAGAAAAAATCGGCTGAGTAA
- a CDS encoding DUF1190 domain-containing protein, with protein MKRSKYVQLSLAASVAMAISGCGPTEKTYELKKKYNFQSVQQCVDEKLPVDICADAYMTAMTEHRRIAPVYDNQADCDADFVPDWCQQDSAGKFIPKLGGFELSAEGEVTQSEVDAAKAQLPASEAMSSGGGFSNLLTGLLIGNMLSSNRNSYFSEPVYRYRDDRGSFGSSTLSQRVSTGSTFTKSNQARYGSYTDSIKSSSKPMSVASSTSRGGFGSKSSARSGWGGSSSSGG; from the coding sequence ATGAAACGAAGCAAGTACGTTCAGCTTTCGCTGGCCGCGTCGGTCGCCATGGCGATATCAGGCTGCGGGCCGACGGAAAAAACCTACGAGTTGAAAAAGAAGTACAACTTCCAGTCCGTGCAGCAATGCGTCGATGAAAAGCTGCCGGTAGACATTTGTGCTGACGCCTACATGACTGCCATGACCGAGCATCGTCGCATTGCGCCGGTGTATGACAACCAGGCCGATTGCGATGCCGATTTTGTCCCCGATTGGTGCCAGCAGGACTCCGCCGGCAAGTTCATCCCCAAGCTGGGTGGTTTCGAACTGAGCGCCGAGGGCGAGGTCACGCAGTCCGAAGTGGACGCGGCCAAGGCCCAATTGCCGGCCTCGGAAGCGATGAGTTCCGGTGGAGGTTTCAGCAACCTGCTGACTGGACTGCTGATCGGCAACATGCTGAGCAGCAACCGCAACAGCTATTTCTCCGAGCCGGTCTACCGTTACCGCGATGATCGTGGCAGCTTCGGCTCCTCCACGCTCAGCCAGCGGGTGTCGACAGGCTCGACGTTCACCAAATCCAACCAGGCGCGATACGGCAGCTACACCGACTCCATCAAGTCCAGCAGCAAGCCGATGTCCGTTGCCTCATCCACCTCCCGTGGCGGCTTCGGCAGCAAGTCCAGCGCCCGCAGCGGTTGGGGCGGTTCGAGCAGCTCCGGCGGTTGA
- a CDS encoding ion channel: MSIFLLLRTYASSFFHRFGWAGLAIALGVHLATAWIGLVLLGEQHLIAAATFTYFYLTTTLTVGYGDLAPQTAAGRVFVATWVMLGGIALLTAAIGKTTSSVIDVWRKGMKGKGDFTGKVGHTVLIGWEGASSERVIELLLQDETSNDNLIVICDCDLEENPMPGKATFIKGESLSSVALLQRAGVPGAERVLVRTHSDDMTLATVLAVNQLGPTGHVVAHFNDSEIAALASAYAPTLECTSSMAIEMLVRASQDPGSSVVINELLCVGQGATQYLMKLPEAFEATFGDLYARMKEQHNATLIGYRAKGARHPSINPPGTTRVEGGELFYIAATRLKEITHGMV; this comes from the coding sequence ATGTCGATTTTCCTATTGTTGCGCACGTACGCTTCGTCCTTCTTCCATCGTTTCGGCTGGGCGGGCCTGGCCATTGCGTTGGGCGTGCACCTGGCCACGGCCTGGATCGGCCTGGTGCTGTTGGGCGAGCAACACTTGATTGCCGCCGCCACATTTACCTACTTCTATCTCACCACCACGCTCACCGTCGGCTACGGCGATCTCGCGCCTCAGACAGCGGCGGGACGAGTTTTCGTGGCCACCTGGGTCATGCTCGGGGGCATTGCGCTGCTGACGGCAGCCATCGGCAAAACCACCAGCAGCGTCATCGATGTATGGAGAAAAGGCATGAAGGGCAAAGGCGATTTCACCGGCAAGGTCGGCCACACCGTTCTCATCGGCTGGGAGGGCGCCTCCAGCGAGCGGGTCATCGAATTGCTGCTGCAGGACGAAACCTCCAATGACAACCTGATCGTCATCTGCGATTGCGATCTTGAAGAAAACCCGATGCCGGGCAAGGCGACGTTCATCAAAGGCGAAAGCCTGTCCTCTGTGGCACTGTTGCAGCGTGCCGGCGTACCCGGCGCCGAGCGCGTCCTGGTGCGAACCCACTCCGACGACATGACCCTGGCCACCGTGCTGGCGGTCAATCAACTGGGCCCAACCGGGCATGTGGTCGCCCACTTCAATGACAGTGAGATCGCCGCCCTTGCCAGCGCCTATGCGCCGACCCTGGAGTGCACCTCCAGCATGGCCATCGAAATGTTGGTGCGCGCCTCCCAGGATCCCGGCTCGTCAGTGGTCATCAATGAATTGCTCTGCGTGGGCCAAGGCGCCACTCAATACCTGATGAAACTGCCCGAGGCGTTTGAAGCCACATTTGGCGATCTCTACGCGCGGATGAAAGAACAGCACAACGCTACACTCATCGGCTACCGCGCCAAAGGCGCCCGACACCCGTCGATCAACCCGCCCGGCACCACGCGCGTCGAGGGCGGTGAGCTCTTCTACATCGCCGCCACGCGTCTCAAGGAAATCACCCATGGGATGGTTTAA
- a CDS encoding DUF350 domain-containing protein, which yields MLEALSISLNKAAVFGFVLYILGAAVLFALFQFIYIHVTPHKEFELIRSGNVAAAIALSGALIGFAIPASNVIAYSISMLDFVVWAVIAAVVQLLAFLVTSLVLKGASARIKNGEIAAGIYIAAVAISVGMLNAACMTPTTN from the coding sequence ATGCTTGAAGCGCTCTCCATTTCCCTGAACAAGGCCGCCGTGTTCGGCTTCGTTTTGTACATCCTCGGCGCCGCCGTGCTGTTCGCCCTGTTCCAGTTCATCTACATCCATGTCACGCCGCACAAAGAGTTCGAACTGATCCGCTCGGGCAACGTGGCTGCGGCCATCGCCCTGAGCGGTGCCCTTATCGGTTTCGCCATTCCGGCCAGCAACGTGATTGCCTATTCGATCAGCATGCTGGACTTCGTCGTCTGGGCGGTGATCGCCGCTGTCGTCCAGTTGCTGGCGTTCCTGGTCACCAGCCTGGTGCTCAAGGGCGCTTCCGCGCGTATCAAGAACGGTGAAATCGCCGCCGGTATCTACATCGCCGCCGTGGCCATCAGCGTCGGCATGTTGAACGCCGCGTGCATGACGCCTACCACGAACTGA
- a CDS encoding glutathionylspermidine synthase family protein: MKKIHCAERHDWKQTAEHLGFLFHTIDGEPYWDERAYYQFTLKQIENDLEDPTTEIHDMCMDLVARVVQSEELLERLSIPAPFFDLVRTSWLEGHPHLYGRMDFSYNGMGPAKLLELNYDTPTSLYEAAAFQWGWLEQCIERGLLPKHADQFNSIDTKLHQAFAQLQLKEPFYFASMKGSVEDKGTTDYLRLIAEKVGIESRHIDIEDIGLNSEGRFVDLEERWIPHLFKLHAWEFIFHEPFGAAIAECDTQFFEPAWKSIISNKGILPLLWEFNKGHPNLLAAHLDTEPGEAVPKGWVRKPFFSREGANIELQTADGLIVKEDGPYTDAPFILQEFAPLPKFDDSYTLIGSWVIGDQAAGIGVREDNSLITKDSSRFLPHLILD, encoded by the coding sequence ATGAAGAAAATCCATTGCGCCGAACGTCATGACTGGAAACAGACGGCCGAGCATCTCGGCTTTCTGTTCCACACCATCGACGGCGAACCCTATTGGGACGAGCGCGCGTACTACCAGTTCACGCTCAAGCAGATCGAGAACGACCTGGAAGACCCGACCACTGAGATCCATGACATGTGCATGGACCTGGTGGCCCGGGTGGTGCAGAGCGAAGAATTGCTGGAGCGCCTGAGCATTCCCGCGCCGTTCTTCGACCTGGTGCGCACTTCATGGCTCGAAGGCCACCCGCACTTGTATGGGCGCATGGATTTCTCCTACAACGGCATGGGCCCTGCCAAGCTGCTGGAGCTCAACTACGACACGCCGACCAGCCTGTACGAGGCGGCGGCGTTCCAGTGGGGTTGGCTGGAGCAGTGCATCGAGCGCGGCTTGTTGCCCAAGCATGCTGACCAGTTCAACAGCATCGACACCAAGCTGCACCAGGCCTTTGCCCAGTTGCAGCTCAAGGAGCCGTTTTATTTCGCCTCGATGAAAGGCTCGGTGGAAGACAAGGGCACCACGGACTACTTGCGGTTGATCGCGGAGAAAGTCGGTATCGAATCGCGGCACATCGATATCGAGGACATCGGTCTCAACAGTGAAGGACGTTTCGTCGATCTGGAAGAGCGCTGGATTCCGCACCTGTTCAAGCTGCATGCCTGGGAGTTCATCTTCCATGAGCCCTTCGGCGCAGCGATTGCCGAGTGCGATACGCAGTTTTTCGAGCCAGCCTGGAAGTCGATCATCTCCAACAAAGGCATCCTGCCGTTGCTGTGGGAGTTCAACAAAGGTCACCCGAACCTGCTAGCGGCCCACCTGGACACTGAGCCGGGCGAAGCCGTGCCCAAGGGCTGGGTGCGCAAGCCGTTCTTTTCCCGGGAAGGTGCCAACATCGAGTTGCAAACCGCGGATGGCCTGATCGTCAAAGAAGATGGCCCCTACACCGACGCGCCGTTCATCCTCCAGGAATTCGCGCCGTTGCCGAAGTTTGACGACAGCTACACGCTGATCGGTTCCTGGGTCATCGGCGACCAGGCGGCGGGCATTGGCGTGCGGGAAGACAACAGCTTGATCACCAAGGATTCGAGCCGGTTCTTGCCGCATCTGATCCTTGACTGA